GAGTGTAACGGAATACTTATCTTTATTGAATGGTAAGATAGTAAAGCCGTTCTCGGATCGCTTTTGCAAAGGCTTATCTTCGCATACCGCTGACAAGCGGGCTGCTATCTCCCATCCTTTGACTGCAAATGAATAGTCGGGGTAATCTTTATTTGCGGCTACCGTATACTCAAATTCCCAGACGGCTTTGTCGGGCATAGATAGTTTTTTGGATGAAAACCAGTCTTCCATTGATCCAAAGGTATTGCCACCAACCAAACCGAGATTTACGAAGTCTTGACCTGAGAAATACTTTATAAATTCTACAAAACTAAATTCTTTACTTGCGGTATTGCTTGTCCCAAAAACAACGTTTAACTCCTCGTCTGAGAAGAGGTCTGTTTGTTTTTCGGCTGAAACTGCCTGAAATTGTTCCACCATCTCCGGTGCTTGTGAAGTTCCGCAATTGTCTTTTAATACCTGGCTTACGGAGCCAGAAATTACCGCATCTCTTGTTTTTTGCAAAGTGTATGCTTGTGTTGAATTACTCGGGTATAGAATTTGAACGACCGACTCAGCGCTCAGTTTAGCTCCTGTAGATCCCCAATGATGATCTCTGCGAAGCGCAAAGTTTTGGAGGCCTACTTTGTCAAGTTTTGATATGTCAACCGCTTTGAATCCTAGAATCTGAACTTGTCTAACAAATTCTTGATATGAATTCAGGGCTTTAGCTGAATCATAAATAGCAAGTGTTTCGAATTTATTTGATGAAAGGTGTGCCAAAACACCGCGCTGGGGTATTGGGACCATTACTATATCGGTCCCATTTCTTTTGAAAGACCTAGCTAATGCCGTTATTGCTCGTCTTTCATTAACGTCAAGCCTGCGGCCTTGCGAGAGGTCTAGTGTTGGCCGAAGGGGATTGGATCTTAGTAGCCATCCCTCATTGGATTCAATCAGTGAGTTTGCGCCCAATTTAGCCTTATCGCATATCTCGATCGTCTGCGCTCCGGCTCTATTGAATGAGATAGCGAGAAGCAAGCTGATCCCTATCGTTACTCTTTGCGTTATCATGATTAATCTCCGTATTGAACGCGTAGGAACCGCTCGGGTATCTCCCAAACGACAACCTGCGCGGGATTGTCCTTGCGTTCAGGGCTGGTCAGATACTCCCGCATCGGC
The Deinococcus seoulensis genome window above contains:
- a CDS encoding alginate O-acetyltransferase AlgX-related protein gives rise to the protein MITQRVTIGISLLLAISFNRAGAQTIEICDKAKLGANSLIESNEGWLLRSNPLRPTLDLSQGRRLDVNERRAITALARSFKRNGTDIVMVPIPQRGVLAHLSSNKFETLAIYDSAKALNSYQEFVRQVQILGFKAVDISKLDKVGLQNFALRRDHHWGSTGAKLSAESVVQILYPSNSTQAYTLQKTRDAVISGSVSQVLKDNCGTSQAPEMVEQFQAVSAEKQTDLFSDEELNVVFGTSNTASKEFSFVEFIKYFSGQDFVNLGLVGGNTFGSMEDWFSSKKLSMPDKAVWEFEYTVAANKDYPDYSFAVKGWEIAARLSAVCEDKPLQKRSENGFTILPFNKDKYSVTLLDINDKTLKSIDYTINDVVTGKLAKSLRLNNDDGKYYFVNTLPDMPISGDLKIKIKPELVEAYKCRFPEEILSNINVISDESIDLIDSSRESDFYTQNFSTLERGSNRWSLGKLSMISFSGIKNKLYKVNLSGALPMKGQKISVFINGKNISNFSKDSGAVFNLEQSFQSTGDDSVVILSNMSNSTDGFAPGDKRDLAVNFTKFNIILQNR